In Bacteroidota bacterium, one DNA window encodes the following:
- a CDS encoding T9SS type A sorting domain-containing protein, protein MKTFYKFLLISSFLFPYPSFTQGTWTQKSDFGGTRQSAIAFSIGNKGYIGTGYDGGYTGDFWEWDQITNVWTQQANFSGTARTQATGFSIGTKGYIGTGNDGILKQDFWEYDPATNLWTQKNSFPGGARRDAVGFSIGTKGYIGAGYDGAYLLDFWEYDPVSDAWTPKAGFTGTARHAAVGFSIGTKGYVGTGGGAAPTNDFWEWDQSNNTWTQKASLGGTARFRAMGFSIGAKGYIGLGSDGNNASYKDFWEWNQAGNAWTQKTNFVGTARSGAVSFSIGNKGFAGTGYDSTGNFKKDFWEYDPAGIGINELNNQINISVRPNPSTGKFILDSEITKGDISIYHITGEKILSQKTQNGKSEIDLSAQPDGIYFLQLKTEQGSAVEKIVIDK, encoded by the coding sequence ATGAAAACATTTTACAAATTTCTTCTCATTTCATCATTTCTTTTTCCTTACCCCTCTTTTACCCAAGGCACATGGACGCAAAAATCTGACTTTGGCGGAACAAGGCAAAGCGCCATTGCCTTCTCCATCGGCAACAAAGGATATATCGGAACAGGATACGATGGCGGATACACAGGCGATTTCTGGGAATGGGATCAGATAACAAACGTCTGGACGCAACAGGCAAATTTCAGCGGCACAGCAAGAACGCAGGCGACAGGTTTTTCCATAGGAACAAAGGGATATATCGGCACAGGCAATGACGGAATATTGAAACAGGATTTTTGGGAGTATGACCCCGCGACCAATTTATGGACGCAGAAAAACAGCTTTCCCGGAGGCGCAAGAAGAGATGCTGTCGGTTTCTCCATCGGCACAAAGGGATATATAGGGGCAGGTTATGACGGAGCGTATCTTCTGGACTTTTGGGAGTATGACCCTGTTTCTGACGCTTGGACTCCAAAAGCCGGCTTCACCGGCACAGCCAGACATGCGGCAGTCGGTTTTTCCATCGGCACGAAAGGATATGTGGGAACAGGAGGCGGAGCGGCACCGACAAATGATTTTTGGGAATGGGATCAGTCAAACAACACATGGACTCAGAAAGCCAGTTTGGGCGGAACGGCAAGATTTCGCGCGATGGGTTTTTCCATTGGCGCGAAGGGATATATTGGGTTGGGAAGCGATGGGAACAATGCGAGTTACAAGGATTTTTGGGAATGGAATCAGGCAGGCAATGCGTGGACTCAAAAAACAAACTTTGTCGGAACGGCAAGAAGCGGAGCCGTAAGTTTCTCTATCGGTAACAAAGGATTTGCAGGAACGGGCTATGACAGCACCGGCAACTTCAAAAAAGATTTTTGGGAATACGACCCTGCCGGTATTGGCATTAACGAATTAAATAATCAAATCAATATTTCTGTTCGTCCCAATCCTTCAACTGGAAAATTCATCCTTGATTCTGAAATTACTAAAGGAGATATTTCTATTTATCACATTACAGGAGAAAAAATCCTCTCTCAAAAAACGCAGAACGGAAAATCCGAAATTGATTTAAGCGCACAGCCGGACGGGATTTATTTCTTGCAACTCAAAACTGAACAGGGGAGTGCGGTGGAGAAAATTGTTATTGATAAATAA
- a CDS encoding T9SS type A sorting domain-containing protein, producing MIRVFSYGTSVTNEGNFTICVVDPLVGIVESTNTNNINIYPNPSSGTFTIETTEQESELIILNTLGEIILSQKIQNGKTEIDLSNQPNGIYFLHLTSENGTTTKKLSIQK from the coding sequence TTGATTAGAGTATTTAGTTATGGTACATCCGTTACAAACGAAGGAAATTTTACAATTTGTGTAGTCGACCCACTAGTTGGTATTGTTGAATCTACAAATACAAATAATATTAATATTTATCCCAATCCATCTTCGGGAACATTCACCATTGAAACCACAGAGCAGGAATCTGAACTTATTATTCTCAATACGCTCGGAGAAATAATTCTCTCTCAAAAAATTCAGAATGGAAAAACTGAAATTGATTTAAGCAATCAACCTAACGGAATTTATTTCCTCCATCTAACATCCGAAAATGGAACGACAACAAAAAAACTTAGTATTCAAAAATAA
- a CDS encoding thioredoxin fold domain-containing protein, which translates to MKIYLLLIFFTFISFSVSAQAKEEPKGIRFETGTFAEILAKAKKENKLVMVDAFTSWCGPCKQMVKNVFPNDTVAEFYNKNFINAEFDMEKGEGIELAKKYEVGCYPTFLFIDGNGELVHRVSSSMSAKGFVQLGADAMNPEKQFTSCKKKYDSGNTSSADMIQYITMLSMACMPVKEELAKYFSTQKEEELTNRQNWTMLMCFTSETDSKEFQYLIAHQTDFEKLYTADSVNMKIEQVCIYSLFSFLYKKEPDIEGYKKMKEQIVKMNLPSSEKIVSRADMGFYAATKDWTSYAKRAVVYIDKYAKEDYGLLNNVAWNFSEHVSDKILLAKAEEWIKHSVELHPEYFNYDTYAAVLYKLGKKEEAKAAAEKLHCAICVHTLAR; encoded by the coding sequence TCTCATATTCTTCACATTCATTTCTTTTTCTGTCAGCGCCCAAGCAAAAGAAGAACCCAAGGGCATACGTTTTGAAACAGGAACTTTCGCGGAAATCCTTGCCAAAGCAAAAAAAGAAAATAAGCTCGTCATGGTGGACGCATTCACCAGCTGGTGCGGTCCATGCAAGCAGATGGTAAAGAATGTTTTTCCGAATGATACCGTTGCCGAGTTTTATAATAAAAATTTCATCAATGCGGAATTTGACATGGAGAAAGGAGAGGGAATCGAGCTGGCGAAAAAATACGAAGTCGGCTGTTACCCCACTTTTCTTTTCATTGACGGAAATGGAGAACTGGTTCACAGAGTGAGCAGTTCCATGTCTGCAAAGGGCTTTGTGCAACTTGGCGCTGATGCCATGAATCCCGAAAAGCAATTCACGTCTTGCAAGAAAAAATATGATTCGGGCAATACTTCTTCTGCGGATATGATTCAATACATAACCATGCTTTCCATGGCCTGTATGCCCGTTAAAGAGGAACTGGCAAAATATTTCAGCACACAGAAGGAAGAAGAACTCACCAACAGGCAGAACTGGACTATGCTCATGTGTTTTACAAGCGAAACGGATTCTAAAGAATTTCAATATCTCATTGCCCATCAAACCGACTTTGAAAAACTATACACCGCGGATTCTGTAAACATGAAGATAGAGCAGGTATGTATTTACTCCTTGTTCAGCTTCCTCTACAAGAAAGAGCCAGATATTGAAGGATACAAAAAAATGAAAGAGCAGATAGTGAAAATGAACCTTCCGTCATCGGAGAAAATTGTTTCAAGGGCGGACATGGGATTTTATGCGGCAACAAAAGACTGGACGAGCTATGCGAAAAGGGCAGTCGTTTACATTGATAAATACGCGAAAGAAGATTACGGACTGCTGAATAACGTAGCGTGGAATTTCAGTGAGCATGTGAGCGACAAAATTCTGCTTGCTAAAGCGGAGGAGTGGATAAAACATTCGGTGGAACTGCATCCCGAGTATTTCAACTATGACACCTATGCTGCTGTGCTTTACAAGCTCGGCAAAAAAGAAGAAGCAAAGGCGGCAGCCGAGAAACTGCACTGCGCAATATGCGTCCACACGCTGGCAAGATGA